The region CGACCCCCACAACCGCGAGCCGACGGTTTTCCGGCCGCCGTTTCCTGGCCAACACGGAGCCGCCGTCCTCTCGTTCTGAGAACGCCAATCTCCCGAAGGATCACGGTCAGATGAACTCCATCAGCCCCCGCAGAAGAGTCGTCCACGCCGCAGTCGCGGGTCTCGCGCTGACCGGCCTGCTCACCGCGTGTGGTGGATCCGGCTCCGGAGACTCGTCCTCCTCCGGTCCGGTCACCCTCCCCTTCTGGGGCTGGGCCAACGGCCAGGAAGCCGTCGTCAAGGCCTTCAATGCAAGCCACAAGGACATCAAGCTCAAGTACACGAAGGTCACCGACCAGCTGACCATGCAGAAGCAGCTGACCAACGCCGTCAAGGCCGGTAACGCACCCTGCCTGGTGCAGAACACCGCCGAGTACGTGACCACATGGGTTTCGCAGGGTGCGCTCGCCGACATCACCAAGTACGTCGGGTCCAGCAAGGACAAGTTCAACGCCGGCGCCTGGGCCGGTGCCCAGGTACAGGGCAAGGTCTTCGGCGTTCCCACCAGCTCCGCGCCCGCCTTCACCATCTACCGCACCGACGTCTTCCAGAAGTACGGCCTGAAGGCGCCGGCGACCTGGGACGACTTCATCACCGCCGGCAAGGTACTGAAGAAGCACGGCATCAAGGTCACCAACTACGCCGGTGAGGACCCGAGCACGCTTGAGGTGCTCGCGATGCAGGCCGGGGCGCACTGGTACAGCATCGACGGCAACGCGTGGAAGGTGAACTTCCAGGACGCGGGCACCCTCAAGGCCGCGCAGACGATCCAGGAGATCATCGACAACGACCTGAACTCCAAGCTCTCCTTCGCCGACTACGCAGCCGTGCAGCGCAACTACGACAACGGCGGCACCGCTACCCGGCAGATCTCGACCTGGCAGATGGCCGGCATGGTGCAGAACTTCACCAAGTCCAACGGAAAGTGGGCGCTGGCGCCGTGGCCGACGTTCAAGGGTGAGGCGGCAAAGACCCCGGCCGGAACCAACCAGAGCGGCGGACTGACCCTGGTCACCAAGCAGTGCAAGAACCAGCAGCAGGCGGCCGAGGCGGCTCTGTGGATGTCCACCGACACCGGCGCGGTCAAGACGATGGCAAGCCCGACCACCGGCAACGGCGTCATGCCCGCGCTGGCCGACAGCGACTCGTACGTCGGCGAGGCGATCTCCGACAAGCTGCTCGGGGACAGCTACGCGCCGGGCAAGAAGGTCGTGACGGACAGCCTGGGCACGGTCACCAGCGACTGGACCTTCGGCCCCGACTGGACCGCGATGTTCACGGAGATGCAGAGCGGCTGGGCCAAGGTCATCAACAAGGACCAGAAGGTCACCGACCTGCTGGCCCACATGCAGGAGTGGACGGTGGGCGACCTCAAGTCCCGCGGCATCAGCGTCAAGAACTGAGGCATCCCCGCATGATCCGCTCCCAGCGCTGGAAGGGTGCCGCCTTCACGGTGCCCTTCCAGCTCGGCTTCGTCTTCCTGTACCTCGTCCCGATCGGCTACGCCGTCTACCAGTCCCTGTTCCTGGAACAGCAGTCCGGACTCGGCCTCGGCGGCGCGACGGAGAAGTTCGTCGGACTGGACAACTACCAGCACGGCCTTACCGATTCGACGTTCATGAACTCCGTACTGCGGGTGTTCCTGTTCGCTTGTGTCCAAATCCCGGTGATGCTCGCCGTCAGCCTGCTGCTCGCCCTCCTGCTGGACACGCTCACCGCACGGGCGGCCGGCAGGTTCCGGATCCTGCTGCTGGTCCCGTACATGATCCCCGGGGTGGTCGCCGCCATCGTGTGGATCAACCTCTACAGCCCCGCTGTGGGCCCGCTGACATCGCTGGGCGATTTCTTCGGGTTCCACTGGAACTTCTTCGCGCCCTCGATGGTCTGGCCGTCCATCGGCAACCTGCTCACCTGGCACGGCATCGGCTACAACATGGTCATCATCTACTCGGCGCTCCAGGGTGTGCCCCGCGACCTATTCGAGGCCGCGCGCCTGGACGGCGCCTCCGAGGTGCGCATAGCGCGGAGC is a window of Streptomyces mirabilis DNA encoding:
- a CDS encoding carbohydrate ABC transporter permease; translated protein: MIRSQRWKGAAFTVPFQLGFVFLYLVPIGYAVYQSLFLEQQSGLGLGGATEKFVGLDNYQHGLTDSTFMNSVLRVFLFACVQIPVMLAVSLLLALLLDTLTARAAGRFRILLLVPYMIPGVVAAIVWINLYSPAVGPLTSLGDFFGFHWNFFAPSMVWPSIGNLLTWHGIGYNMVIIYSALQGVPRDLFEAARLDGASEVRIARSIKIPYVRGALVLTGLLSIIQMLQIFNEPALFRNVTPQTVDDSFTPIMIIYNQAFNAGNYHYAAALSVLLALILGVASFLFYRFTSKEVD
- a CDS encoding ABC transporter substrate-binding protein, which produces MNSISPRRRVVHAAVAGLALTGLLTACGGSGSGDSSSSGPVTLPFWGWANGQEAVVKAFNASHKDIKLKYTKVTDQLTMQKQLTNAVKAGNAPCLVQNTAEYVTTWVSQGALADITKYVGSSKDKFNAGAWAGAQVQGKVFGVPTSSAPAFTIYRTDVFQKYGLKAPATWDDFITAGKVLKKHGIKVTNYAGEDPSTLEVLAMQAGAHWYSIDGNAWKVNFQDAGTLKAAQTIQEIIDNDLNSKLSFADYAAVQRNYDNGGTATRQISTWQMAGMVQNFTKSNGKWALAPWPTFKGEAAKTPAGTNQSGGLTLVTKQCKNQQQAAEAALWMSTDTGAVKTMASPTTGNGVMPALADSDSYVGEAISDKLLGDSYAPGKKVVTDSLGTVTSDWTFGPDWTAMFTEMQSGWAKVINKDQKVTDLLAHMQEWTVGDLKSRGISVKN